From the genome of Gemmatimonadota bacterium, one region includes:
- a CDS encoding DUF971 domain-containing protein: MSPADEIVPLEIGPTEDEARLRIVWKDGVASEYVPRQLRLLCPCAGCVDEMTGLRTLSAEQVDDSVYPTAIHYVGQYALQFMWSDGHSAGIYTFEYLREMSEGEGEGAGEGEGEEEGEG; this comes from the coding sequence GTGAGCCCGGCGGACGAGATCGTACCGCTCGAGATCGGCCCGACCGAAGACGAAGCTCGACTGCGTATCGTCTGGAAGGACGGAGTGGCCTCGGAGTACGTGCCTCGGCAGCTACGGTTGCTCTGCCCGTGCGCCGGCTGCGTCGACGAGATGACCGGGCTGCGGACGCTGTCGGCCGAGCAGGTGGACGACTCCGTGTACCCGACGGCGATCCACTACGTAGGACAGTACGCGTTGCAGTTCATGTGGAGCGATGGGCACTCGGCCGGGATCTATACGTTCGAGTACCTGCGCGAGATGTCGGAAGGGGAAGGGGAGGGAGCGGGAGAGGGAGAGGGAGAGGAAGAGGGAGAGGGTTGA
- a CDS encoding amidase: MRLHSVTLAFAVSLLLIACGPAQEQTAQFQIEETTIAEIQAAILRGELTSTQVVELYLARIKAYNGTCVDQPEGILGAITTIPRAGKVNALITLNLRPAERLSRGFDERKARSMTDAADDDVAMPDALEVAAQQDAYLASTGSLIGPLHGVVMAIKDQFDTFDMRTTSGADAFYANDRPPRDAVFVQRLRDAGAIILAKANMGEYAAGGVTGVRSSFGGTNCNAYDTERDPGASSGGSGNSVSANLVTCAIGEETGTSVREPAKNNGVVGLAPTRELVSADGMMQRGITTRVGPICRTVEDVARVLDAYAGFDPRDELTAFSVGRRPSQPYQSFAHEERLDGVRIGVVREYMDRDLFTIADAETIDIVERAIEDLRALGATVIDPGPQGALFQDAVDKYSPVWRNELFIRQFSEQFAEGSDHLPLLVDMFFDPSLVPHDSVGRPSIRNLGRGRGGAGGTRYNMNVYLRERGDANIRSLTDLIEKANFWDDPIIRNRKEGLQNADTAKTLATARALQDRFTVQTVVLQVFAELDLDAVIYPTGNVPPAILTNPQEPNKNNRPSGVWTYINSRGFPAITVPAGFTTQIYDRVRDSTATDSTRLVGPVRARLPVGIDFLARPFGEPTLFRIASAYEAGTNHRIPPSDFGPPPGR, encoded by the coding sequence ATGAGACTCCATTCGGTCACCCTCGCGTTTGCTGTGAGCCTCCTGCTGATCGCCTGCGGTCCGGCACAGGAGCAGACCGCTCAATTCCAGATCGAGGAAACCACGATCGCCGAGATCCAGGCAGCCATCCTGAGGGGTGAGCTCACCTCGACGCAGGTCGTCGAGCTCTACCTGGCTCGCATCAAGGCCTACAACGGAACGTGCGTCGACCAGCCCGAGGGGATTCTCGGGGCGATCACCACCATCCCGCGTGCGGGCAAGGTCAACGCGCTGATCACCTTGAATCTGCGACCAGCCGAGCGCCTCTCCCGAGGGTTCGACGAGCGCAAGGCGCGCAGCATGACGGATGCCGCGGATGACGATGTTGCGATGCCCGACGCGTTGGAGGTGGCGGCTCAGCAGGACGCCTACCTCGCCTCGACCGGCAGTCTCATCGGACCCCTGCACGGCGTGGTGATGGCGATCAAGGACCAGTTCGACACGTTCGACATGCGCACCACTTCCGGGGCCGATGCCTTCTATGCGAACGATCGACCTCCTCGGGATGCCGTGTTCGTGCAACGGCTCCGGGACGCCGGTGCGATCATCCTCGCGAAGGCGAACATGGGAGAATACGCCGCGGGAGGCGTCACGGGAGTCAGGAGCTCGTTCGGTGGGACGAACTGCAACGCCTATGACACCGAGCGCGATCCTGGAGCATCGAGTGGAGGCTCCGGCAACTCAGTTTCCGCCAACCTGGTCACGTGCGCCATAGGTGAGGAGACGGGCACCTCGGTGCGCGAGCCGGCCAAGAACAATGGTGTGGTCGGGCTCGCGCCGACGCGGGAGCTGGTCAGCGCCGACGGGATGATGCAGAGGGGCATCACGACCAGGGTCGGACCCATTTGCCGCACCGTGGAGGACGTGGCGCGAGTGCTGGACGCATACGCCGGCTTCGACCCCAGGGACGAGCTGACTGCCTTCAGCGTGGGCCGGCGGCCTTCACAGCCTTACCAGAGCTTCGCGCACGAGGAGCGACTCGACGGCGTGCGGATCGGGGTGGTACGAGAGTATATGGACCGGGACCTCTTCACGATCGCCGACGCGGAGACGATCGACATTGTCGAGCGCGCCATCGAAGATCTGCGCGCCCTGGGAGCGACGGTGATCGACCCGGGCCCGCAGGGTGCCCTGTTTCAGGACGCCGTCGACAAGTACAGCCCGGTGTGGCGGAACGAGCTCTTCATCCGCCAGTTCTCAGAGCAGTTTGCCGAAGGGTCAGATCACCTGCCTCTCCTGGTGGACATGTTCTTCGATCCGTCGCTCGTACCGCACGATTCGGTAGGGCGGCCGAGCATACGAAATCTGGGCCGGGGCCGTGGCGGTGCCGGAGGGACCCGGTACAACATGAACGTCTATCTTAGGGAACGGGGCGACGCGAACATCCGGAGTCTCACGGACCTGATCGAAAAGGCGAACTTCTGGGACGATCCCATAATCCGGAATCGGAAGGAGGGCCTTCAGAACGCTGACACGGCCAAGACGTTGGCTACTGCCCGCGCTCTACAGGATCGGTTCACGGTGCAGACCGTCGTCCTGCAGGTGTTCGCGGAGCTGGATCTCGACGCTGTGATCTATCCGACTGGCAACGTTCCCCCCGCAATCCTTACCAATCCCCAGGAGCCGAACAAGAACAACCGGCCGTCGGGGGTCTGGACCTACATCAACAGCCGCGGCTTCCCCGCGATCACGGTCCCGGCCGGGTTCACCACCCAAATCTACGACCGGGTGCGTGACTCCACCGCTACTGACAGCACTCGCCTGGTGGGGCCGGTGCGGGCACGGCTTCCCGTCGGGATCGACTTCCTCGCGCGACCCTTCGGCGAGCCGACGCTCTTCCGGATCGCTTCGGCCTACGAGGCGGGGACGAATCACCGCATCCCCCCATCCGACTTCGGGCCTCCTCCGGGGCGGTAG
- a CDS encoding CehA/McbA family metallohydrolase, which translates to MKAMAPLLVSFVLVAAPASAQQREYPSSFPGGYPSMSSGGGAGKMYMEAYFPPPVTASPTYPAWSPDGASIAFAYQGRIWLVPVEGGVARQLTSGPGYHSQPSWSPDGRSIAFAADVDLNFDIYLLDLESGVERRLTENPHLDLRPRFSPDGARILFTTGRDGTFDLWAYDLGRGSTEAVIADPRAQDMVGDWIGDTGDIVFVSKRGEAALGSGSLWRWSAATGEVSLLIRIETNYQASPVVAPHGGSVAYITDASGSNDIYQVPTARARAAQDRSSPGIQQVRLTHTPTDEYFPAWSPDGERLVYSRNGGRPEEERTTDQGMGFELYTVGRGGGVPRRIRIEEYAWSEPVGQVRVRVSAADGRLLPSRIYLSAADGRSYFPRGSFPRVLSSAGDDYYFHTDGSFAVTLPVGDAELEVWRGFEYEPETRTVDVRAGEWTTVEVQLDRWIDMAANGWYSGDNHIHPNYGGHERITPLDLRNKALAEDLNVANGMIANYWANSRVEDLEHFLGHPHPYGDERTIVYYNEEYRPNFFAHMALLNLVSLVTPFYIGYEGTAYRELYPTNAAVLEHVHEQGGIGGYVHPFGLSHRAPDPARPSGARELPVDAVLGLADFIDVACIWSDELGTAEIWYRLLNTGSRIPATAGTDAMTDIWRHPAVGTTRSYVYTGSETLDYDEWADAMAAGRAFVTSGPILTLDVEGRGMGEELTVSGGETVSVAVTARSLFEMHTLEIVQNGEITHTFEATGDGKSFDVDVEVPIDGSVWIAARTLGPPQHGAMDSYLFAHTNPVFVIADGEPIRSSEDAAFFVVWIEETLSDLRRMDRWDDPAHRDEVLATFEEALRLYQDQAGGGR; encoded by the coding sequence ATGAAAGCGATGGCCCCGCTCCTCGTGAGCTTCGTCCTCGTCGCGGCGCCCGCGTCGGCGCAGCAGCGCGAGTATCCGAGCTCGTTTCCCGGAGGATATCCCTCGATGAGCAGCGGGGGCGGGGCGGGGAAAATGTACATGGAGGCCTACTTTCCCCCGCCCGTGACGGCCTCGCCCACGTATCCGGCCTGGTCGCCCGACGGCGCGTCGATCGCGTTCGCCTACCAGGGCCGCATCTGGCTGGTGCCCGTCGAAGGGGGCGTGGCGCGCCAGCTGACCTCCGGGCCGGGGTACCACTCGCAGCCGAGCTGGTCGCCCGACGGTCGATCGATCGCATTCGCCGCCGACGTGGACCTGAACTTCGACATCTACCTCCTCGATCTAGAGAGCGGTGTCGAGCGCCGTCTGACGGAGAATCCGCACCTCGACCTCAGGCCGCGGTTCTCGCCGGATGGGGCGCGTATCCTGTTCACGACCGGTCGCGACGGCACCTTCGACCTGTGGGCGTACGACCTCGGGCGCGGATCCACGGAGGCGGTGATCGCCGACCCCCGCGCACAGGACATGGTGGGCGACTGGATTGGCGACACGGGCGACATCGTCTTCGTCTCCAAGCGCGGCGAGGCGGCCCTGGGATCCGGGTCCCTGTGGCGCTGGAGCGCGGCCACGGGAGAGGTGAGCCTTCTGATCCGGATCGAGACCAACTATCAGGCCTCGCCGGTCGTCGCTCCCCACGGAGGATCGGTCGCCTACATCACCGACGCTTCGGGCAGCAACGATATCTATCAGGTCCCGACCGCTCGGGCGCGGGCGGCGCAGGACCGCTCCAGCCCCGGCATCCAGCAGGTCCGGCTCACGCATACGCCGACCGACGAGTACTTCCCCGCCTGGTCCCCGGACGGCGAGCGGCTCGTGTACTCCCGAAACGGTGGACGACCCGAAGAGGAGCGAACCACCGACCAGGGGATGGGCTTCGAGCTGTACACCGTGGGGCGCGGCGGCGGCGTGCCCCGCCGCATTCGGATCGAGGAGTACGCATGGTCCGAGCCGGTGGGGCAGGTGCGGGTTCGGGTCAGCGCCGCGGACGGGCGTCTGCTTCCGTCGCGCATCTACCTCAGCGCCGCCGACGGGCGCAGCTACTTCCCGCGCGGGAGCTTCCCGCGCGTCCTGAGCTCGGCCGGTGACGACTACTACTTCCACACCGACGGCAGCTTCGCGGTCACGCTCCCCGTGGGCGACGCCGAGCTCGAAGTGTGGCGCGGATTCGAGTACGAGCCCGAGACGCGGACGGTCGACGTGCGGGCCGGCGAGTGGACGACGGTCGAGGTCCAGCTCGATCGCTGGATCGACATGGCCGCGAACGGCTGGTACTCCGGCGACAACCACATCCACCCCAACTACGGGGGTCACGAGCGCATCACGCCGCTCGATCTCCGGAACAAGGCCCTGGCCGAAGACCTCAACGTCGCCAACGGGATGATCGCGAACTACTGGGCCAACAGCCGGGTCGAGGATCTCGAGCACTTCCTCGGCCACCCGCACCCCTACGGAGACGAGCGGACGATCGTCTACTACAACGAGGAGTACCGGCCAAACTTCTTCGCGCACATGGCGCTGCTGAACCTCGTCTCGCTGGTGACGCCATTCTACATCGGCTACGAAGGGACGGCGTACCGCGAGCTGTACCCGACGAACGCGGCGGTGCTCGAGCACGTGCACGAGCAGGGCGGGATCGGTGGCTACGTCCACCCGTTCGGGCTGAGCCACCGCGCGCCCGACCCCGCACGACCGAGCGGAGCACGCGAGCTGCCCGTCGACGCTGTCCTCGGTCTGGCGGACTTCATCGACGTCGCGTGCATCTGGAGCGACGAGCTCGGGACCGCCGAGATCTGGTACCGGCTCCTCAACACCGGCTCGAGGATCCCGGCTACGGCAGGCACCGATGCCATGACCGACATCTGGAGGCACCCGGCGGTCGGGACGACGCGCTCGTACGTCTACACCGGCAGCGAGACGCTCGACTACGACGAGTGGGCCGACGCGATGGCGGCCGGGCGGGCGTTCGTGACCAGCGGACCGATTCTCACCCTCGACGTCGAGGGGCGGGGGATGGGCGAAGAGCTGACGGTCTCGGGAGGCGAGACGGTCTCCGTCGCCGTCACGGCCCGGTCACTGTTCGAGATGCACACGCTCGAGATCGTCCAGAACGGGGAGATCACGCACACGTTCGAAGCCACCGGAGACGGCAAGTCGTTCGACGTGGACGTCGAGGTCCCGATCGACGGCAGCGTGTGGATCGCAGCGCGCACGCTCGGCCCGCCGCAGCACGGCGCCATGGACAGCTACCTGTTCGCGCACACGAACCCGGTGTTCGTGATCGCCGACGGCGAGCCGATCCGCTCGAGCGAGGACGCGGCGTTCTTCGTGGTCTGGATCGAGGAGACGCTGAGCGATCTCCGGAGGATGGATCGCTGGGACGACCCGGCCCACAGGGACGAAGTCCTCGCCACGTTCGAGGAAGCGCTCCGGCTCTACCAGGATCAGGCCGGGGGAGGTCGATAG
- a CDS encoding (2Fe-2S)-binding protein: MSTVTLHVNGEAHTVDVDPSTRLLYVLRNDLGLRGPRFGCGLGQCGACTVIIDGVATRSCVTVTSRVRGEITTLEGLARDGTLDPVQQAWIDEQVPQCGFCQNGQIMTAKALLDRNPNPTDAEIREGMARALCRCMTYYRVQAAIKRVVQGARDGGGAAAEEVVG, from the coding sequence ATGAGCACTGTCACACTGCACGTGAACGGCGAGGCACACACTGTGGACGTCGACCCGTCGACTCGGCTGCTCTATGTCCTGCGAAATGATCTCGGCTTGCGAGGCCCGCGGTTCGGGTGCGGGCTGGGCCAGTGCGGAGCTTGCACGGTGATCATCGACGGGGTGGCGACCCGGTCGTGCGTCACGGTGACGTCCCGGGTCAGGGGCGAGATAACGACGCTCGAGGGACTCGCCAGGGACGGGACGCTAGATCCGGTGCAACAGGCCTGGATCGACGAGCAGGTTCCGCAGTGCGGTTTCTGCCAGAACGGGCAGATCATGACCGCCAAGGCCCTGCTGGACCGGAATCCGAATCCGACGGATGCCGAGATTCGCGAGGGGATGGCCCGAGCCCTGTGCCGGTGCATGACGTACTACCGGGTCCAGGCAGCGATCAAGCGTGTCGTGCAGGGGGCGAGGGATGGCGGAGGCGCCGCCGCCGAGGAGGTGGTCGGATGA
- a CDS encoding xanthine dehydrogenase family protein molybdopterin-binding subunit translates to MTTFTKVPKAIEDILANRNPTTSRRAFLKTSGALVVSFSAAAVPGADSLAAAAGGDEVAAARAAGPYPDPDFRQLDSWVVIHGDNTATFYVGKTDCGQGTGTAFRQMMCDELDIAYDSTSLVMGSTDITPDQGGSGGSDAIQRDGWPMRRVAAEARRILLEMASERFAVPIEQLDVSDAVIALKSDPSRTVTYAELIGDRRFNVTLTGGNVNAVSGVADVKPVQDLRIVGQSPQRYDIPPKVDGSLTWAVDVRLPGMVHARNVKPPVAGATLRGFDESSVRDLPGFIRVVSKGNYLAVICEREEQAIDAARRLQVDWAAPAAAPFPASDELYTYMRSATPTSSADPRVVGSPEAALASAAQVIEAEYDFPFQGHTAFGPAHALADPSDGQMTIYSNDMKSYGMRNGIAEFLGMPRDQVRVVWMEGPQAFGRTAADDAGFEAAFLAKEIGLPVRMQWMRDEETAWDTKGPAFTFRLRGGLNAQGELVVLEYDAQSADYNHVGYNEVETVLISQLMGTRLATPNRGRASTPSEMYAVPNRRTTTQVVRLPSIWETPLRTGNLRDPNGPQVTFASESFIDELAAAANADPVEFRLNLLNGRTNDDSGFKRARSIAVIRAAADTYGWDTRPSPKPRGAGRILTGRGIAYSFRSETVVAEIAEVEVNRETGHVWVKRLVCAHDCGLVINPEGLRRTIECGMLHSLSRALHEEVQFDTEKVTSVDWVSHPSLKHTDTPEKIDVVMVNGDPDPDRPDLPHYGAGEAVCKPLVAAVANAIFDATGVRLRRVPFRDERVLAALQAAGV, encoded by the coding sequence ATGACAACGTTCACGAAGGTTCCCAAAGCGATCGAAGACATATTGGCGAACCGGAACCCTACGACCTCCCGAAGGGCCTTCCTCAAGACCTCGGGCGCTCTCGTCGTGAGCTTCAGCGCGGCAGCTGTCCCGGGCGCAGACTCACTTGCGGCAGCCGCCGGCGGCGACGAAGTAGCCGCGGCTCGGGCGGCAGGCCCGTATCCCGACCCCGACTTCAGACAGCTCGATTCCTGGGTCGTGATTCATGGCGACAACACGGCCACCTTCTACGTCGGTAAAACGGACTGCGGTCAAGGCACGGGAACGGCATTTCGGCAGATGATGTGTGACGAGTTGGATATAGCATACGACAGCACCAGCCTCGTCATGGGCAGCACCGACATCACCCCCGACCAGGGCGGGTCGGGCGGATCGGATGCGATACAGAGAGATGGCTGGCCGATGCGGCGCGTGGCCGCCGAGGCCCGGCGGATCCTACTGGAAATGGCCTCCGAGCGGTTCGCCGTGCCGATCGAGCAGCTCGACGTCAGCGACGCGGTGATCGCCCTGAAATCAGACCCCTCCAGGACGGTCACCTACGCGGAGTTGATCGGCGACCGGCGGTTCAACGTCACGCTGACTGGAGGCAACGTCAACGCGGTCTCAGGGGTGGCTGACGTCAAGCCGGTTCAGGATCTCCGCATCGTCGGCCAGTCGCCACAGCGCTACGACATTCCCCCGAAGGTGGACGGGTCGTTGACATGGGCGGTGGATGTCAGGCTTCCCGGGATGGTCCATGCACGCAACGTCAAGCCGCCGGTTGCGGGCGCCACACTCCGCGGCTTCGACGAGTCGTCCGTCCGGGACCTGCCGGGATTCATCCGAGTGGTCAGCAAGGGCAACTATTTGGCAGTGATTTGCGAGCGGGAAGAGCAGGCGATCGACGCCGCCAGGCGACTCCAGGTGGATTGGGCCGCACCGGCGGCCGCACCGTTTCCGGCGTCCGATGAGTTGTACACCTACATGCGCAGCGCGACGCCCACCTCGAGTGCCGATCCGCGCGTGGTGGGAAGTCCCGAGGCGGCGCTGGCGAGCGCGGCCCAGGTGATCGAGGCCGAATACGACTTCCCCTTCCAGGGACACACGGCCTTCGGACCGGCGCATGCCTTGGCCGACCCCTCCGACGGTCAGATGACGATCTACTCCAACGACATGAAGTCCTACGGCATGCGGAACGGGATCGCCGAGTTCCTCGGGATGCCCAGGGACCAGGTGCGCGTCGTCTGGATGGAAGGCCCCCAGGCGTTCGGCCGCACGGCCGCGGACGATGCGGGATTCGAGGCCGCATTCCTGGCGAAAGAGATCGGGCTGCCTGTTCGCATGCAGTGGATGAGGGACGAAGAAACGGCCTGGGACACGAAGGGGCCGGCGTTCACGTTCAGGTTGCGTGGAGGACTGAACGCCCAGGGCGAGCTGGTAGTGCTCGAGTACGACGCGCAGAGTGCCGACTACAACCATGTCGGGTACAACGAGGTCGAGACGGTCCTGATTTCACAGCTCATGGGCACGCGGCTCGCTACGCCGAACAGGGGCCGCGCCTCGACGCCGTCTGAGATGTATGCCGTTCCCAACCGGCGCACGACGACCCAGGTTGTCCGGCTTCCCTCGATTTGGGAAACGCCGCTTCGGACCGGCAACCTCCGGGATCCCAACGGACCGCAAGTGACGTTCGCCTCCGAATCGTTCATCGACGAGCTGGCGGCAGCAGCCAACGCCGACCCGGTGGAGTTCCGGCTGAATCTGCTCAACGGCAGAACCAACGATGACAGCGGGTTCAAACGAGCCCGCTCCATCGCCGTCATCCGCGCGGCTGCGGATACTTATGGCTGGGATACGCGGCCGTCGCCGAAACCGCGGGGCGCTGGAAGAATTCTGACGGGGCGCGGGATCGCGTACTCCTTCCGCAGCGAGACGGTCGTCGCGGAGATCGCCGAGGTCGAGGTCAATCGTGAGACGGGTCACGTCTGGGTGAAGCGACTCGTCTGCGCGCACGACTGTGGGTTGGTCATCAACCCCGAGGGGCTGCGCCGCACGATCGAGTGTGGAATGTTGCACTCGCTGAGCCGTGCGCTCCACGAGGAGGTGCAGTTCGACACGGAAAAAGTCACCAGTGTCGACTGGGTGTCTCATCCCAGCCTCAAGCACACCGACACGCCGGAAAAGATCGATGTGGTGATGGTCAACGGCGACCCCGATCCGGACCGGCCCGATCTGCCTCACTACGGAGCCGGCGAAGCGGTCTGCAAACCGCTGGTCGCGGCGGTCGCCAACGCCATCTTTGACGCGACCGGCGTTCGTCTTCGCCGAGTGCCCTTCCGAGACGAGCGTGTGCTCGCGGCTCTCCAGGCCGCAGGCGTGTAG
- a CDS encoding PQQ-binding-like beta-propeller repeat protein codes for MKTMIAEPRSLPTLTLAHCFGVAFAVLMATAASTFAQGLPGTENGEWRYLGGDAGHTRSSPLDQINAGNFADLQQAWIWRGDNFGPNVDYFSRSTPIYVDGMLYTVATPRRQVVAIDPATGETLWTFREPETVRHLRSPRQAYGKGVAYGEVNGRGVIYVTTPAFFLWALDAKTGRPLESWGAPVPLEGFSRTGVVDLIPDLVGDWGRWQDHLTEGGTYDPDFGIPRELGMVTSSAPPIVVNGVVVVLVGHQPSYGQTRIENVPGDIMGFDAETGEFLWKFHVIPRPGEFGHETWQNDAWQWSGDMSSWAPASADPALGLVYIVTNASTVQSYTGHRPGDNLFGGSVLALDVRTGERRWHFQIHRSDQWNYDLPTPPMLMDLTVDGERIPALIQNTKQGLIFAFNRETGEPIWPIEDRPVIQTEVPGNYTSPTQPYPTWPEPVDPIVLNGLTEEFVIDYTPELKRQALDILSRFRIGGLYVPPLPFDHMNDVFNNVGCQGGGNVIPHPPVADPSTGMMYASHRRTCSAPGFMRPTDGVDVDEPEYAVPGADGATPNSTPTTGTTVSEWLPGGGAPGLPTIDGLRLWKPMNNQLSAFQMNTGERIWSTPVGETPERIRNHPLLAGVDVPNAGGAGFGSVQMVTGSLLVQTRSLSEGMVQVRPDAPLQLHARDKMTGEILASVELPAPGQYGMMTYMHQGKQYIVVQIGSIRTGFPGSLVAFALPLP; via the coding sequence ATGAAGACCATGATAGCTGAGCCTCGATCCCTCCCAACGCTGACTCTCGCGCACTGTTTCGGCGTCGCCTTCGCAGTCCTGATGGCGACGGCAGCGTCCACTTTCGCTCAGGGCCTGCCAGGGACCGAGAACGGCGAGTGGCGCTATCTGGGCGGCGACGCAGGGCACACGCGCTCCTCGCCGCTGGACCAAATCAACGCCGGCAACTTCGCGGACCTCCAGCAGGCGTGGATATGGAGGGGCGACAACTTCGGTCCGAACGTCGACTACTTCTCCCGGTCCACGCCGATCTACGTCGACGGAATGCTCTACACGGTGGCCACTCCGCGCCGGCAGGTGGTGGCGATCGACCCGGCCACGGGCGAGACGCTTTGGACCTTCCGCGAGCCCGAGACCGTCAGGCATTTGCGCTCGCCTAGACAAGCGTACGGGAAAGGCGTCGCTTACGGCGAGGTGAACGGTCGCGGAGTGATCTACGTCACAACCCCTGCGTTCTTCCTCTGGGCGCTCGACGCCAAGACTGGCCGGCCTCTGGAGAGCTGGGGCGCGCCGGTGCCGCTGGAAGGCTTCTCCCGAACGGGCGTCGTCGATCTGATTCCGGACCTCGTGGGGGACTGGGGGCGGTGGCAGGACCACCTGACCGAGGGCGGGACCTACGATCCCGACTTCGGGATCCCGAGGGAGCTCGGTATGGTCACCAGCTCGGCACCGCCGATCGTGGTGAACGGGGTGGTCGTGGTGCTCGTGGGCCACCAGCCCAGCTACGGCCAGACCCGGATCGAGAACGTTCCGGGCGACATCATGGGGTTCGACGCGGAAACCGGAGAGTTCCTCTGGAAGTTCCACGTGATCCCCCGACCTGGAGAGTTCGGCCACGAGACGTGGCAGAACGACGCCTGGCAGTGGTCGGGGGACATGTCGTCGTGGGCCCCCGCGTCCGCCGACCCGGCGCTGGGGCTCGTGTACATCGTGACGAACGCCTCGACGGTCCAGTCGTACACGGGCCATCGGCCGGGCGACAACCTCTTCGGCGGCAGCGTTCTCGCGCTGGACGTCCGGACGGGCGAGCGGAGGTGGCACTTCCAGATCCACCGGAGCGACCAGTGGAACTACGACCTTCCGACCCCGCCGATGCTGATGGATCTGACGGTGGATGGGGAGCGAATCCCCGCGCTGATCCAGAACACGAAGCAAGGCCTCATTTTCGCGTTCAACCGAGAGACCGGCGAGCCGATCTGGCCCATCGAGGATCGGCCTGTCATCCAGACGGAGGTCCCCGGCAACTACACGTCGCCCACGCAGCCCTACCCGACCTGGCCGGAGCCTGTGGACCCCATCGTGTTGAACGGGCTGACGGAGGAGTTCGTCATCGATTACACGCCGGAACTGAAGCGGCAGGCCCTCGACATCCTCAGCCGCTTCCGGATCGGGGGCCTCTACGTGCCGCCGCTTCCCTTCGACCACATGAACGACGTCTTCAACAATGTCGGCTGCCAAGGAGGGGGGAACGTCATCCCGCATCCGCCGGTCGCTGATCCCAGCACGGGGATGATGTATGCGTCGCACAGACGGACGTGCAGCGCTCCCGGGTTCATGCGGCCCACGGACGGCGTGGACGTGGATGAGCCGGAGTATGCCGTGCCAGGCGCTGACGGTGCTACGCCCAACAGCACGCCTACCACGGGCACCACTGTGTCAGAGTGGCTGCCCGGCGGCGGTGCCCCGGGCCTGCCGACGATCGATGGCTTGCGACTTTGGAAGCCCATGAACAACCAGCTCTCCGCCTTCCAGATGAACACCGGCGAGCGGATCTGGTCGACGCCGGTCGGCGAGACTCCCGAGCGGATCAGGAACCACCCGCTCCTGGCGGGAGTGGACGTTCCCAATGCGGGCGGCGCCGGCTTTGGGTCGGTCCAGATGGTCACGGGCAGCCTGCTGGTTCAGACCCGGTCGCTCAGTGAGGGCATGGTACAGGTTCGCCCTGACGCCCCCTTGCAGCTCCACGCGCGTGACAAGATGACGGGCGAGATCCTCGCGAGCGTCGAGCTTCCGGCCCCCGGCCAGTACGGGATGATGACCTACATGCACCAAGGCAAGCAGTACATCGTGGTGCAGATCGGTAGTATCCGAACGGGCTTTCCGGGCTCGCTGGTGGCGTTCGCGCTGCCGCTGCCGTGA